A stretch of Roseibium porphyridii DNA encodes these proteins:
- a CDS encoding L,D-transpeptidase has translation MRRTCLSRFLLTALALAALSVSSPLSAAELVGFSDHRFQPGTIVIRNSEKRLYLVLRGNRAIRYKVAVGKRRKAWTGQAHITAKYVKPDWSPSPEVRRDFPHLPAVIRGGASNNPMGVAAMTLSNGNYAIHGTNRPGSIGRAVSYGCIRMANHDIQDLFQRVGVRTPVVAMP, from the coding sequence ATGCGTCGCACCTGTCTTTCCAGATTTTTGCTTACGGCCTTGGCTTTGGCCGCACTGTCGGTCTCATCGCCACTGAGTGCTGCAGAGCTTGTCGGGTTTTCCGATCACAGGTTCCAGCCAGGGACGATTGTCATCAGGAATTCCGAAAAACGCCTCTACCTGGTGCTGCGAGGAAACCGGGCGATCCGATACAAGGTAGCCGTTGGAAAACGCAGGAAGGCCTGGACCGGACAGGCCCATATCACGGCCAAGTATGTCAAGCCGGACTGGTCGCCTTCTCCTGAAGTTCGCAGGGACTTTCCCCATTTGCCGGCGGTGATCAGGGGAGGAGCGTCAAACAATCCGATGGGCGTTGCGGCGATGACGCTCTCAAACGGAAATTACGCCATACACGGAACCAATCGACCCGGTTCCATCGGGCGCGCTGTCTCCTATGGCTGTATCCGAATGGCCAATCATGACATCCAGGACCTGTTCCAGCGGGTCGGGGTCAGGACGCCCGTTGTGGCAATGCCGTAA
- a CDS encoding sulfite oxidase heme-binding subunit YedZ, giving the protein MKRILDSRYFLWVLLALPSFPMIAALAGGATSEDGRASTEFLLHPTGEFAARFMIIAMVITPFRLLFPKAGFWFWMARRRRYFGVAAFAYAALHTVLYLVDMGSIKAVLGDFWALGIWTGWLAFLIFLPLAVTSNDASVRWLGSKWKPLQRFVYPAAIATLVHWMFVHNNFGPALVHFVPLAVLEAYRIYRHFNPGTGSKTITA; this is encoded by the coding sequence ATGAAACGCATTCTGGACAGTCGCTATTTTCTATGGGTTTTGCTGGCGCTGCCTTCGTTCCCGATGATTGCCGCTCTTGCCGGTGGAGCGACGTCGGAAGACGGGCGCGCCTCAACTGAATTTCTCTTGCATCCAACCGGCGAATTTGCAGCCAGGTTCATGATTATTGCAATGGTTATCACACCATTCAGGCTGCTCTTTCCGAAGGCCGGATTCTGGTTCTGGATGGCGCGCAGACGTCGGTATTTTGGTGTCGCAGCATTTGCCTATGCAGCCCTTCACACGGTTCTCTATCTGGTCGACATGGGATCGATCAAAGCTGTTCTCGGAGACTTTTGGGCACTGGGAATCTGGACGGGATGGCTGGCATTTTTGATCTTCTTGCCACTGGCCGTGACCTCGAACGATGCCTCTGTTCGCTGGCTCGGGTCAAAATGGAAACCGTTGCAGAGGTTTGTTTATCCGGCGGCAATCGCCACTCTGGTGCACTGGATGTTTGTTCACAACAATTTCGGTCCTGCGCTCGTGCATTTTGTCCCGTTGGCCGTCCTTGAGGCATACCGAATTTACCGGCACTTCAATCCGGGAACGGGTTCGAAAACCATCACTGCTTGA
- a CDS encoding PepSY domain-containing protein, with product MNYTLHVAYSMFTALLSAPAAATGMFECEPTDKAAWLSENQVTEKLAGDGWKVRRMKEDGGCWEVYGTSPDGKRVEVYLHPVSGEILLINQRGTIIYRKED from the coding sequence ATGAACTATACGCTACACGTAGCCTATTCGATGTTTACAGCACTGCTTTCCGCACCCGCCGCTGCAACGGGCATGTTTGAGTGTGAGCCAACAGACAAGGCTGCCTGGCTTTCCGAGAACCAGGTCACAGAGAAGCTCGCAGGCGACGGCTGGAAAGTCCGGCGCATGAAGGAGGACGGTGGCTGCTGGGAAGTCTATGGCACTTCACCTGATGGCAAACGTGTCGAAGTCTACCTGCATCCCGTTTCCGGCGAAATCCTGTTGATCAATCAGCGCGGTACAATCATCTACCGCAAGGAAGACTGA
- a CDS encoding vWA domain-containing protein, giving the protein MESPDLRSRITDNIVYFARTLRKAGVPVGPASVVDAVAAVEVSGIENRDDLYWTLHSVFVRKREHRVLFDEAFRIYWQSRGLIEKMLAILSPVAPPRGQPEKPKAGQTRVSQAFEAAKERTAEQAVPEIEVDAKFTVSGKELLQKKDFAQMTAAEIEDAKQSLRSMSMPMDKIRLRRLQPAAKGVIDPRRTLRASMRAGGDMIDLKYRKPSEKRPPLVALCDISGSMSQYSRLLLHFMHGITAERRDVHTFLFGTRLTNVTRQLRMKDPDEALEACSDGVEDWSGGTRIASALHDFNRHWSRRVLSGKPTVLLITDGLERDTDEDLEREIDRLHRSCRRLVWLNPLLRYEGFEAKAKGIRVMLPHVDEFRAVHSLDAVADLVSALSGKGGRAFRTDPKHWLAS; this is encoded by the coding sequence ATGGAAAGCCCCGACCTCCGTTCGAGAATTACTGACAATATCGTCTATTTCGCCCGCACCTTGCGGAAGGCCGGCGTACCTGTCGGGCCTGCGTCCGTGGTTGACGCGGTCGCAGCAGTGGAGGTGTCCGGCATTGAAAATCGCGACGACCTTTACTGGACCCTCCATTCCGTCTTCGTTCGAAAGCGCGAACACCGGGTTCTGTTTGACGAGGCATTTCGCATCTATTGGCAGAGCCGCGGCCTGATTGAAAAGATGCTCGCGATCCTTTCGCCTGTTGCGCCACCGCGCGGTCAGCCGGAAAAACCCAAGGCAGGTCAAACGAGAGTTTCCCAGGCATTTGAAGCTGCAAAGGAAAGAACTGCAGAACAAGCCGTGCCGGAAATCGAAGTGGATGCCAAATTCACCGTTTCCGGCAAAGAGCTTCTGCAAAAGAAGGACTTTGCGCAAATGACGGCAGCGGAAATAGAGGATGCGAAGCAATCCTTGCGCTCCATGTCGATGCCGATGGACAAGATCCGGCTCAGAAGGCTGCAACCGGCAGCAAAAGGCGTGATCGATCCAAGACGCACTTTGCGCGCGTCCATGCGCGCAGGCGGCGACATGATCGATCTGAAATATCGGAAACCATCCGAAAAGCGCCCGCCTTTGGTTGCCCTTTGCGACATTTCCGGGTCCATGAGCCAATACTCCCGGCTTTTGTTGCATTTCATGCACGGCATTACGGCAGAGAGACGGGACGTTCATACATTTCTGTTCGGCACACGCCTGACCAACGTGACACGGCAACTACGCATGAAAGACCCGGACGAAGCTCTGGAGGCCTGTTCTGACGGTGTCGAAGATTGGTCCGGAGGGACACGGATTGCATCGGCACTGCATGACTTTAATCGCCATTGGTCCCGCCGTGTGCTGTCAGGCAAGCCAACAGTTTTGTTGATTACGGACGGGCTTGAACGCGATACCGACGAAGATCTTGAACGGGAAATTGACCGCTTGCACCGGTCGTGTCGTCGACTGGTCTGGCTCAATCCACTGCTTCGATATGAAGGTTTTGAGGCAAAGGCCAAGGGCATCCGCGTGATGCTTCCCCATGTCGACGAGTTTCGTGCGGTTCATTCACTCGATGCCGTGGCTGATTTGGTTTCGGCGCTTTCCGGAAAGGGCGGCAGAGCCTTCAGGACGGACCCTAAACACTGGCTTGCTTCGTAG
- a CDS encoding AAA family ATPase, translating to MSPTPLPDSIDATLNLMDQAGYVADRSLATVLHLALRMKRPLFLEGEAGVGKTEIAKVLSATLGRDLIRLQCYEGLDISSAVYEWNYPAQMVEIRVAEAAGDAEHSELSKSIFDERFLIKRPVLQALEPSLTGAPVFLIDELDRADEAFEAFLLEVLADNQVTIPELGTVKAKEPPIVIITTNRTREIHDALKRRCLYHWVDYPDAERELEIVRRKVPGAAERLALEVVAFVQKLRAEEDLFKQPGVAETLDWASALSELNEIALDPDLASDTLGVLLKYQDDIERVRGSKIRQMVDEIRKEAPHQQSVPAL from the coding sequence ATGAGCCCGACTCCCCTTCCCGACTCCATTGACGCAACGCTAAATCTGATGGACCAGGCAGGATATGTAGCCGACAGGTCTCTGGCCACGGTGCTTCATCTTGCCTTGCGCATGAAGCGTCCGCTCTTTCTGGAAGGCGAAGCCGGTGTCGGAAAGACCGAGATCGCCAAAGTCCTGTCAGCCACCCTTGGGCGCGACCTCATCCGCCTTCAGTGTTATGAAGGACTGGATATTTCCTCTGCGGTTTATGAATGGAACTACCCGGCTCAGATGGTAGAGATCCGGGTTGCGGAAGCCGCAGGTGACGCAGAACACAGTGAGCTTTCCAAATCCATTTTCGACGAACGGTTTTTGATCAAGCGCCCCGTTTTGCAAGCGCTTGAACCGTCTCTTACCGGCGCGCCGGTTTTTCTGATTGACGAACTCGACCGCGCAGACGAAGCCTTTGAGGCCTTTCTTCTGGAAGTTCTGGCCGATAATCAGGTTACCATTCCCGAACTTGGCACCGTGAAGGCAAAAGAACCGCCGATTGTCATCATCACAACCAACCGGACCAGAGAAATCCACGACGCCCTCAAAAGGCGTTGCCTTTATCACTGGGTCGATTATCCCGACGCTGAACGCGAACTTGAGATTGTTCGGCGCAAAGTACCGGGAGCTGCGGAACGATTGGCACTGGAAGTGGTTGCATTCGTTCAAAAGCTGCGCGCTGAAGAAGACCTTTTCAAACAACCAGGTGTTGCCGAAACGCTCGACTGGGCCAGTGCTTTGTCAGAACTAAATGAAATTGCACTGGATCCCGACTTAGCTTCAGACACGCTTGGCGTGCTCTTGAAATACCAGGACGATATTGAGCGCGTGAGAGGTTCAAAAATCCGACAGATGGTCGACGAGATCCGAAAAGAAGCCCCGCATCAGCAAAGCGTGCCAGCGCTGTAG
- a CDS encoding c-type cytochrome — MQRLKSLVLSAVLVAAASSGHASDGDYPSDPVSLATGQELAEIHCAACHAVGKDDTSAQPGAPAFRTLSSLYPLESLEEPLAEGIVTAHDNMPEFAFEPDDIDAFLGYLTSIQSN; from the coding sequence ATGCAGCGCTTGAAATCGCTTGTCTTGTCAGCAGTTCTCGTCGCCGCTGCAAGTTCGGGACATGCTTCGGATGGAGACTATCCGTCAGATCCGGTCAGCCTGGCTACCGGACAGGAACTTGCCGAAATTCATTGTGCCGCCTGTCATGCCGTTGGCAAGGATGACACAAGTGCCCAGCCGGGTGCTCCGGCTTTCAGGACGCTTTCATCGCTCTATCCGTTGGAAAGCCTGGAAGAACCTCTTGCTGAGGGGATTGTAACAGCGCACGACAATATGCCCGAATTTGCCTTCGAGCCGGATGACATCGACGCGTTTTTGGGCTACCTGACCTCGATCCAAAGCAATTGA
- a CDS encoding usg protein, with protein METSSDFEKRIIGYGLLTAEILYRMPDHPKLLQSFLWQTEDLAPKFPELNRFLKFWEDEIEGRIHSVRVAHQNLIVPVDFRYAGGEFVVH; from the coding sequence ATGGAAACCAGCTCTGACTTTGAAAAACGGATCATCGGCTACGGCCTGCTGACGGCGGAGATCCTTTACAGGATGCCCGACCACCCGAAGCTTCTTCAAAGCTTTCTTTGGCAGACCGAAGACCTGGCGCCCAAGTTTCCCGAACTCAACCGGTTCTTGAAGTTTTGGGAAGATGAAATAGAGGGCCGAATTCATTCCGTTCGTGTTGCCCACCAAAACCTGATCGTTCCGGTCGATTTCCGGTATGCCGGGGGTGAATTCGTCGTTCACTGA
- a CDS encoding tRNA1(Val) (adenine(37)-N6)-methyltransferase, whose protein sequence is MSLPHASQEREETTRDAFLGGKVHVHQPRRGRHRAGLDAVYLAAALPDTTKGHVVDLGAGVGTAGFCAAARLFDINVTLVELDAAILPLAREGLKDPANSGFANRVTLLEADITAKGSLRHEAGLKPSMADHVIMNPPYYEADRFRASPSMARAGAHMLDERGLAPWAKTASDIVKDGGSLTVIFRADGLQDLLGALKGRFGSVDIIPLRPRQEAPATRILVRAVKASKASLQLLPGFVLHEDDGSGFTPQSQTIMRDGLGLGLPARK, encoded by the coding sequence ATGTCGTTACCGCACGCATCGCAAGAACGGGAAGAAACGACGCGAGACGCGTTTTTGGGCGGTAAAGTCCATGTGCATCAGCCGCGCCGCGGCCGTCATCGCGCGGGCCTTGATGCAGTCTACCTTGCAGCAGCTCTACCCGACACAACAAAAGGCCATGTCGTCGACCTCGGCGCAGGCGTAGGAACTGCAGGTTTCTGCGCCGCTGCGAGACTATTCGACATCAATGTCACATTGGTCGAGCTGGATGCTGCGATCCTTCCTCTGGCACGAGAGGGGCTCAAGGACCCGGCCAATAGCGGATTTGCCAATCGGGTAACCTTGCTTGAGGCAGACATTACGGCAAAAGGCAGTCTGCGACATGAGGCAGGTCTCAAGCCATCGATGGCCGATCATGTGATCATGAACCCGCCCTACTACGAAGCTGATCGATTTCGAGCTTCTCCGAGCATGGCAAGGGCCGGCGCGCATATGCTGGATGAGCGAGGCTTGGCCCCCTGGGCGAAGACAGCCAGCGACATCGTCAAGGATGGCGGTAGCCTGACGGTCATCTTTCGTGCGGACGGTCTTCAAGACCTTCTTGGCGCGCTCAAAGGCCGCTTTGGTTCCGTCGACATAATTCCCTTGCGACCGCGCCAGGAAGCACCGGCCACCCGGATCCTGGTGCGGGCCGTCAAGGCCAGCAAAGCCTCATTGCAGCTATTGCCAGGCTTCGTTCTTCACGAAGACGATGGTTCGGGCTTCACACCTCAGTCGCAAACCATCATGCGCGACGGCCTCGGCCTGGGTCTGCCCGCACGCAAGTAG
- a CDS encoding DUF2007 domain-containing protein has protein sequence MEELIRTNDPVLISFLESILEEAGIKHFVADGNMSILEGSLAMIPRRVLVDSDQIGKARMLVRDAGLEHELRPETGSS, from the coding sequence ATGGAAGAACTTATCAGAACAAACGATCCCGTCCTCATTTCCTTTCTTGAATCGATCCTGGAAGAGGCCGGCATCAAGCATTTTGTCGCAGATGGCAACATGAGCATTCTTGAGGGGTCATTGGCCATGATCCCCCGACGGGTGTTGGTAGACAGCGATCAGATCGGCAAAGCCCGCATGCTGGTGCGCGATGCCGGTCTGGAACATGAACTCCGGCCGGAGACCGGATCGTCCTGA
- a CDS encoding polyprenyl synthetase family protein: MAVVATYSDNQPRRPSIQGLVDLVAPGMGQVNELILSKAGSNVELIPEIAKHLISSGGKRLRPMLTLACAEMFGYKGDGHVTLAASVEFMHTATLLHDDVVDESDMRRGKLAARKLWGNQASVLVGDYLLGQAFKMMVDVGSLEALRILSSASAVIAEGEVLQLGAAKNITTTEQDYLRVIEAKTAALFAAAAEVGPVIADQNEGMKLAARTYGMELGYAFQLVDDALDYGGSSADLGKDVGDDFREGKITLPVVLAIARGSDADRVFWKRCLEGEDVADGDLEEAIGLLKKYDALSETVDRARTYGDNALKALEALPGGAHNDALADAVAFCISRVS; encoded by the coding sequence GTGGCCGTTGTCGCAACCTATTCTGACAATCAACCGCGTCGTCCGAGCATACAGGGGCTTGTTGATCTCGTGGCGCCCGGCATGGGCCAGGTCAATGAGTTGATTCTGTCCAAGGCCGGGTCCAATGTGGAGCTGATTCCGGAGATTGCAAAACATCTCATTTCATCTGGCGGTAAACGTTTGCGCCCGATGCTGACACTCGCCTGCGCAGAAATGTTCGGCTACAAGGGCGATGGACATGTGACTTTGGCTGCCAGTGTGGAATTCATGCACACGGCGACATTGTTGCATGACGATGTCGTTGACGAGAGCGACATGCGTCGTGGAAAGCTTGCTGCCCGCAAGCTTTGGGGCAATCAGGCGAGTGTTCTTGTCGGGGATTACCTGCTGGGTCAGGCTTTCAAGATGATGGTCGATGTCGGATCGCTTGAAGCTCTGCGTATTCTGTCCTCTGCCTCCGCGGTGATCGCAGAAGGAGAAGTCCTGCAGCTTGGTGCTGCCAAGAACATCACCACAACCGAGCAGGATTATCTTCGGGTTATCGAAGCAAAGACGGCCGCGCTTTTTGCCGCTGCCGCCGAAGTGGGTCCGGTAATCGCCGATCAGAACGAGGGCATGAAACTCGCGGCCCGGACCTACGGCATGGAATTGGGTTATGCCTTCCAGCTGGTCGATGACGCGCTCGACTATGGCGGATCTTCGGCGGACCTTGGCAAGGATGTTGGCGATGATTTCAGGGAAGGCAAGATCACCTTACCGGTTGTTCTGGCAATTGCCCGTGGCAGCGATGCCGACCGAGTGTTTTGGAAGCGGTGTCTGGAAGGTGAAGATGTCGCTGACGGCGATCTTGAAGAAGCCATCGGACTTTTGAAGAAATACGACGCATTGAGCGAAACCGTTGACCGTGCCAGGACCTATGGCGACAATGCGCTCAAGGCATTGGAGGCGTTGCCCGGCGGGGCGCATAATGATGCGCTGGCTGATGCAGTGGCGTTCTGTATCTCACGCGTAAGCTAG
- a CDS encoding 4-(cytidine 5'-diphospho)-2-C-methyl-D-erythritol kinase, producing the protein MALGSASMPRVELARAKVNLALHITGQREDGYHLLHSLAVFPQIGDRIALEADDRLNLVLDGPFSRELEGPSDKNLILKAVKAFAERASIAVPAVRLTLTKRLPVASGIGGGSSDAATTLRLLEDFSGVYLSEETLQGLALSLGADVPVCLFPEPQIMRGIGDELSQGPSLPNCSIVLVNPKKSVSTPDVFKAMTERDNAAMPMVPETFETLGELTSYLSSCRNDMQDAAITVCPEIGDVLRALDSNELVEFARMSGSGATCFGLCETRSAIEIERRLRSDHPDWWIASGPLK; encoded by the coding sequence ATGGCCCTCGGCTCAGCGTCGATGCCCCGTGTAGAACTGGCACGGGCCAAAGTAAATCTGGCCCTCCACATTACCGGGCAGCGTGAAGACGGGTATCATCTCCTTCATTCGCTTGCTGTGTTTCCCCAAATTGGCGATCGTATCGCACTTGAGGCTGATGACCGGCTCAACCTGGTTCTGGATGGTCCTTTTTCGCGTGAACTTGAGGGGCCATCGGACAAAAATCTGATCCTGAAAGCGGTGAAGGCCTTTGCCGAAAGGGCCTCAATTGCGGTTCCCGCGGTCCGTCTGACGCTCACCAAGCGCCTCCCGGTGGCATCTGGCATAGGAGGCGGTTCGAGTGACGCTGCGACCACATTGCGCCTGTTGGAGGACTTTTCCGGCGTCTATTTGAGCGAAGAGACGCTGCAGGGCCTTGCACTCTCGCTCGGCGCAGATGTGCCCGTGTGTCTCTTTCCCGAACCTCAGATCATGAGGGGGATCGGCGACGAGCTTTCACAGGGTCCGTCACTGCCGAATTGCTCGATTGTGCTGGTCAATCCAAAGAAAAGCGTGTCGACACCGGACGTCTTCAAGGCCATGACAGAACGTGACAATGCCGCAATGCCGATGGTGCCTGAGACATTCGAAACGCTTGGTGAGCTGACTTCGTACTTGTCGAGCTGCCGCAACGACATGCAGGATGCGGCAATCACCGTCTGTCCGGAAATCGGTGACGTGCTGCGTGCACTGGATAGCAATGAATTGGTTGAGTTCGCTCGTATGTCCGGTTCCGGCGCGACCTGTTTCGGTTTGTGCGAAACACGCAGTGCTATTGAAATCGAACGACGCTTGCGGTCAGACCACCCGGATTGGTGGATTGCGTCAGGTCCATTGAAATAA
- a CDS encoding tetratricopeptide repeat protein produces the protein MTQATGAVANVDRKPLKRRLLALVSAIALLPAAAMAETTAEPESYGTPTGLPFNLSGSYLSGRLAGFGKDYAQAAAFYEETLAADPNNTMLLERTFLLKLANGDVEQAVDFAEELEKAGLENFLAQLAIGAQRLIDGSYTNADIALAKGRNGPLAQLSIGISRAWALYGNGKIDEAVETIDSLSGPEWFEVFKATHKAHLLFAAGKNADALEAIEGAYAIDQGAIRVIDAYARILAANGRQKDAIDVLDQYDQQFRGHPKLADTRETLMSGEVIPPMVTDPAQGMAEILYGLGAVIGRDGGEELSTSYLQLALHLDPEAEFAAIALGNVFERMEQPDRAIKALMMVPEDSVLKREAEIQVGMNFNALDKLDEARAHLEVLIEQDPSDLEAVIALGNILRSHEIYDEAEATYTQGLDTIAELEDRHWIILYFRGIARERLDKWDLAEADFRKALELNENQPLVLNYLGYSLVDQGLKLDEALEMIKTAVELRPTDGYIVDSLGWVYFRLGRYEEAVKELERAIELRPADPVINDHLGDAYWMVGRRNEARFQWNHARDLGPEEDELPKILDKIANGLKDVPVTDAANAETKNNGG, from the coding sequence ATGACCCAAGCGACCGGTGCCGTTGCCAATGTGGACCGAAAGCCCCTTAAGCGGAGGCTCCTTGCGCTGGTCAGTGCAATCGCCCTTTTGCCGGCAGCCGCGATGGCGGAAACCACGGCCGAACCTGAGAGCTACGGCACCCCAACAGGCCTGCCCTTCAATCTTTCGGGAAGCTACCTTTCCGGACGTCTCGCCGGATTTGGCAAGGACTACGCACAGGCTGCGGCCTTCTATGAGGAAACTCTTGCGGCCGATCCCAACAACACGATGCTGTTGGAGCGAACATTCCTTTTGAAACTGGCAAACGGCGACGTCGAACAGGCTGTCGATTTCGCAGAAGAGCTTGAAAAGGCCGGATTAGAGAATTTTCTCGCGCAGCTTGCCATCGGCGCTCAGAGACTGATCGATGGCAGCTATACAAACGCGGATATTGCTCTGGCGAAAGGGCGGAACGGTCCTCTGGCGCAGCTTTCTATCGGTATATCGCGAGCCTGGGCACTTTACGGCAACGGCAAGATTGACGAAGCCGTTGAAACCATCGACAGCCTGAGCGGTCCGGAGTGGTTCGAGGTTTTCAAGGCAACCCATAAAGCACATCTGCTATTTGCGGCTGGCAAGAATGCAGATGCACTCGAAGCCATTGAGGGAGCCTACGCAATCGATCAGGGCGCTATTCGCGTCATCGATGCCTATGCCAGGATACTTGCCGCCAACGGCCGGCAGAAAGATGCGATCGACGTTCTCGATCAATACGACCAGCAGTTCCGAGGTCACCCAAAACTGGCGGATACACGTGAAACCCTGATGAGCGGTGAAGTCATTCCGCCCATGGTGACGGATCCGGCCCAGGGCATGGCCGAGATTCTGTACGGCCTGGGTGCTGTCATTGGTCGTGATGGCGGCGAGGAACTGTCGACATCCTATCTCCAGCTCGCGCTTCATCTGGATCCTGAGGCCGAATTCGCGGCCATTGCACTCGGCAATGTTTTTGAACGCATGGAGCAACCAGACCGCGCAATCAAAGCCTTGATGATGGTGCCCGAAGACAGCGTTCTGAAACGGGAAGCGGAAATTCAGGTCGGTATGAATTTCAACGCCTTGGACAAGCTCGACGAAGCGCGCGCCCATCTGGAAGTTCTCATTGAACAGGACCCGTCTGATCTTGAGGCGGTCATTGCACTCGGCAATATCCTGCGATCTCACGAGATCTATGACGAAGCCGAGGCCACATATACACAAGGACTTGATACAATTGCCGAGCTGGAAGACCGGCATTGGATCATTCTGTATTTCCGCGGTATTGCACGCGAGAGACTGGACAAATGGGACCTTGCAGAAGCAGATTTCCGCAAGGCACTGGAGTTGAATGAAAACCAGCCTCTGGTTCTGAATTATCTCGGATATTCGCTGGTCGACCAAGGCCTGAAGCTCGACGAAGCGCTCGAAATGATCAAGACGGCGGTCGAACTGCGACCAACCGACGGTTACATAGTGGACAGTCTTGGCTGGGTCTATTTCCGTCTCGGCCGTTACGAAGAGGCTGTGAAGGAACTGGAGCGCGCAATCGAACTCCGACCGGCTGATCCTGTGATCAACGACCATCTCGGCGACGCGTATTGGATGGTCGGCCGTCGCAACGAAGCCAGGTTCCAGTGGAACCATGCCAGAGACCTCGGGCCTGAGGAAGATGAGCTGCCAAAGATCCTCGACAAGATCGCCAATGGCCTGAAGGACGTTCCGGTAACCGATGCAGCCAATGCCGAAACGAAAAACAACGGCGGCTGA